Proteins encoded together in one Lathyrus oleraceus cultivar Zhongwan6 chromosome 5, CAAS_Psat_ZW6_1.0, whole genome shotgun sequence window:
- the LOC127078562 gene encoding uncharacterized protein LOC127078562 translates to MSQQSNSSPSKNMQCSPSAEPSNPNKEYPIPDSVNTPHARRPKETVSDFSSSIVLEEQTKEGSRYVHNAIATIVTGILSGNHEVPRVSIPLNTIEPDNVADQKNTESLGKNISDDVKKTDAHKESNVDKPLDNVAGEEVHVTHDVSDNPNCEAETVDLEEFFDNELLSSVLPSIAKRVRTRREKKNVAQRSPKKKIDVPTSSKTTVAVESSLKRKVHGPTKSWSKVKRLALERELAQNVLDCKDIMDLIQEAGLIKTVTPFSKCYEMLVKEFIVNLSEEYVDGKSKEFRKVYVRGKCVNFSPSVINKYLGRPDEAQPELEVRKWPLKGKLVASKLSVKYAMLHKIGAANWVPTNHKSTVAVILGKFIYIVGTKAKFDYGSYIFYQTLKHAGSFSVKGPIAFPSLICGIVLNQFPNILTENDSVKKRGNPVSFNHKLFLGTHVPDIVMTSGETSRVSNQPGKAAVIAMLKETCRELEARKMNLEKLISSLEMTEGDVLADGGEFGEATAVAEEAERQGEEGETDASPDDGTDDDADSESDD, encoded by the exons ATGTCTCAACAATCCAACTCTTCTCCTTCCAAGAACATGCAATGTTCTCCTAGCGCTGAACCAAGCAACCCTAACAAAGAATATCCTATTCCTGACTCTGTGAATACCCcacatgcaagaagacctaaagaaactgTATCCGACTTCTCCTCATCCATCGTTCTTGAGGAACAAACCAAAGAAGGTTCCAGGTATGTTCACAATGCCATTGCCACTATAGTGACTGGAATACTGTCTGGAAATCATGAGGTCCCGAGGGTTTCCATTCCCTTAAACACTATTGAACCTGATAATGTCGCTGATCAAAAAAATACTGAGTCTTTAGGAAAGAATATCTCTGATGATGTTAAGAAAACTGATGCCCATAAGGAGTCAAATGTTGACAAACCCTTAGATAATGTGGCTGGCGAGGAAGTTCATGTCACTcatgatgtcagtgacaaccctaactGTGAGGCTGAAACAGTAGACCTGGAGGAATTTTTTGATAATGAGCTGTTGTCCTCTGTCctccctagcatagccaaaagggttaggactaggagagaaaagaaaaatGTGGCTCAAAGGTCCCCCAAAAAGAAGATTGATGTTCCAACCTCTTCCAAGACAACGGTGGCAGTCGAGAGTTCCCTCAAGAGGAAAGTTCATGGTCCAaccaaatcttggagcaaagtg AAGAGGCTGGCTTTAGAAAGGGAATTAGCTCAGAATGTCCTAGATTGTAAGGATATTATGGATCTTATTCAAGAGGCTGGTTTAATAAAGACTGTGACTCCGTTTTCAAAGTGCTATGAGATGTTGGTAAAGGAATTTATTGTTAATTTGTCTGAAGAATATGTTGATGGCAAGTCTAAGGAATTCAGGAAAGTGTATGTGAGAGGCAAGTGTGTAAATTTCTCTCCTTCAGTGATCAACAAGTATTTGGGAAGGCCTGATGAagctcaacctgagcttgag GTAAGAAAGTGGCCTCTCAAAGGAAAATTGGTGGCAAGTAAACTGAGTGTCAAGTATGCAATGCTGCACAAGATTGGAGCTGCTAACTGGGTGCCCACCAATCATAAATCTACAGTTGCTGTAATTCTTGGAAAGTTTATATATATTGTTGGAACCAAAGCCAAATTTGACTATGGCTCCTATATTTTTTATCAAACTTTGAAGCATGCAGgaagcttcagtgtgaagggtcctatagcctttccttctcTCATCTGTGGTATTGTTTTGAATCAGTTTCCAAACATCTTAACTGAGAATGATTCTGTGAAGAAAAGAGGCAACCCTGTGTCTTTCAATCATAAGTTGTTCCTAGGTACccatgtccctgacattgtcatgacatcaggtGAGACATCACGTGTAAGCAACCAGCCAGGTAAAGCTGCTGTCATTGCAATGCTCAAAGAAACCTGCAGGGAATTAGAGGCAAGGAAGATGAACTTGGAAAAATTGATTAGCTCTTTGGAGATGACTGAAGGTGATGTGCTAGCTGATGGTGGAGAATTTGGTGAAGCTACTGCTGTTGCAGAAGAAGCTGAAAGACAAGGTGAAGAGGGAGAAACAGATGCCAGTCCTGATGATGGCACAGATGATGATGCTGACTCTGAGTCAGATGACTAG